Proteins found in one Pseudomonadota bacterium genomic segment:
- a CDS encoding DUF6125 family protein yields MRNPDNPVHEELEQLPKETLIELIKMYSRNWHTCDGLWFSGVEERYGTDKALEIDVNMWDVSSRLEAKRIKEILAIPDNGGLGAVLRTLNFMSWAAKCAYRVEKMADMALLTVTSCPPQEARLKSGAGLFACRPTFEVGFGNVARIIDPAVKVSCKYCPPGPHPLDGWCQWEFKVDR; encoded by the coding sequence GTGAGAAATCCTGACAATCCGGTTCATGAGGAGTTGGAGCAACTCCCGAAAGAAACGCTTATCGAACTCATAAAAATGTATTCAAGAAACTGGCATACCTGCGACGGCCTCTGGTTTTCAGGGGTAGAGGAACGGTACGGTACGGATAAAGCCCTTGAAATTGATGTCAATATGTGGGATGTCTCATCAAGGCTTGAAGCAAAAAGAATAAAGGAGATACTTGCCATTCCCGACAACGGTGGTCTTGGCGCAGTTCTGCGGACTCTTAATTTTATGAGTTGGGCCGCTAAATGTGCTTACCGTGTCGAGAAAATGGCTGATATGGCGCTCCTGACCGTTACGTCCTGCCCTCCTCAGGAAGCCCGTTTGAAATCCGGTGCTGGCTTATTTGCGTGCAGACCTACCTTTGAAGTGGGTTTCGGAAATGTGGCGCGCATCATTGATCCGGCAGTGAAAGTGTCGTGCAAGTATTGTCCTCCGGGCCCTCATCCTTTGGATGGCTGGTGCCAGTGGGAGTTTAAGGTTGACCGTTAA
- a CDS encoding pyridoxamine 5'-phosphate oxidase family protein: MIVQKEQIPVTVQKGTMSVPERLKVFDREEPFAVLATDDNGKPYTSLVTYALTADLKKVIFATPKDTSKYRNILNSTHVALLIDNRTQSQQNLLETEVITVIGTAKPVRRGKAWNEFAKVFLGKHPEFESFLASSTTALIAIEVIRCIHVSRFQTISIWECE, translated from the coding sequence ATGATTGTTCAAAAAGAACAGATTCCGGTTACTGTGCAAAAAGGGACTATGTCAGTGCCTGAGAGACTGAAGGTCTTTGATAGAGAAGAACCTTTTGCTGTACTTGCCACCGACGACAATGGAAAACCTTACACTTCGCTTGTTACTTATGCTCTGACAGCAGATTTGAAAAAGGTTATCTTTGCAACACCAAAAGACACGAGCAAATACAGAAATATTCTTAATTCAACCCATGTTGCCCTCCTAATAGATAATCGAACTCAATCTCAACAGAATCTGCTTGAAACAGAAGTAATAACTGTCATCGGCACAGCAAAACCTGTCAGGAGAGGCAAAGCATGGAATGAATTTGCAAAGGTATTTCTCGGGAAGCATCCAGAATTTGAATCATTCCTTGCTTCCTCCACTACAGCCCTCATAGCAATAGAAGTCATCCGATGTATTCATGTAAGCCGTTTTCAGACGATTTCAATATGGGAATGTGAATAA
- a CDS encoding deoxyribodipyrimidine photo-lyase, whose amino-acid sequence MLSERIVTLKEGVAEGGPVVYWMSRDQRVNDNWALVYAQELALRKNVPLAVVFCVVPGFLNAAIRQYAFMLAGLKELSRKLEGLSVPFFLLTGDPGVVVSKFVNNYRVSALVVDFDPLRIKRQWKNEVANIINVPFFEVDAHNIVPCTIASQKAEYGAYTIRKKIKRALPFFMDSFPAPQKHPFLWKKEVQEIQWNKTVDSLRIDKSIKEADWITPGEEHALEALKEFIDGKLYEYETGRNNPVQNGQSALSPYLHFGQLSAQRLALEVEKSSAPNLAKNSFLEELIVRRELSDNYCFYNPDYDSFDGFPKWAQQTLNDHRQDRRLYVYSLEEFEKAETHDQLWNAAQMEMVKLGKMHGYMRMYWAKKILEWTNSPEEAIDTAIYLNDKYELDGRDPNGYAGIAWSIGGVHDRAWNERIVFGKIRYMSYNGCRSKFSIKAYIEKVEKS is encoded by the coding sequence ATGCTAAGCGAGAGAATAGTTACACTTAAGGAAGGAGTTGCTGAAGGCGGTCCTGTTGTTTACTGGATGAGCCGTGATCAAAGGGTAAATGACAACTGGGCGCTCGTATATGCGCAGGAATTGGCACTGAGAAAAAACGTGCCCCTGGCAGTAGTTTTCTGCGTCGTACCCGGTTTCCTCAACGCAGCAATCCGCCAGTATGCCTTTATGCTTGCAGGTCTTAAAGAACTCTCAAGAAAACTCGAAGGACTTTCTGTCCCCTTTTTTCTTTTAACAGGAGACCCGGGGGTTGTTGTTTCAAAGTTTGTAAATAATTACAGAGTCTCTGCCCTTGTAGTTGATTTTGATCCCCTTCGCATCAAAAGGCAATGGAAAAATGAAGTTGCGAATATTATTAATGTCCCCTTTTTTGAAGTGGACGCACACAATATAGTACCCTGCACAATAGCATCACAGAAGGCGGAATACGGAGCCTACACGATCAGAAAAAAGATTAAGAGAGCTTTGCCGTTTTTTATGGATTCCTTCCCTGCCCCGCAAAAACATCCTTTTCTATGGAAAAAAGAAGTGCAGGAAATTCAATGGAATAAAACTGTCGATTCATTGAGAATCGATAAAAGCATTAAAGAGGCTGACTGGATCACCCCCGGCGAAGAACATGCTCTTGAAGCATTGAAAGAGTTTATTGATGGAAAACTTTATGAATATGAAACAGGAAGAAACAACCCTGTGCAAAATGGTCAATCCGCTCTTTCCCCTTATCTCCACTTCGGTCAGCTTTCAGCGCAGAGGCTTGCTCTGGAGGTTGAGAAAAGCAGCGCCCCGAATCTTGCAAAAAACAGTTTCCTTGAGGAACTGATAGTCCGCAGGGAACTATCGGACAATTATTGTTTTTACAATCCGGATTATGATAGCTTTGATGGTTTCCCAAAATGGGCGCAGCAGACTTTGAATGATCACAGGCAGGACAGACGGCTCTATGTTTATTCCCTGGAGGAATTTGAAAAGGCCGAAACACATGACCAATTGTGGAATGCAGCCCAGATGGAAATGGTAAAGCTGGGAAAGATGCATGGATATATGAGGATGTACTGGGCAAAAAAGATACTTGAGTGGACTAATTCCCCGGAAGAGGCCATAGATACAGCCATATATCTCAACGACAAATACGAACTCGACGGCAGAGACCCCAATGGATATGCCGGTATTGCCTGGAGCATAGGAGGGGTCCATGACCGGGCATGGAATGAGAGAATTGTTTTTGGGAAAATACGATACATGAGTTATAATGGATGCAGATCAAAGTTCAGCATCAAAGCATATATTGAGAAAGTAGAAAAGTCATAA
- a CDS encoding DUF2071 domain-containing protein, translating into MDIYDVLYLSWLIPQKRLRSFIPADIPFASKYEDKTIISLVIFQSKNVTSSLFPFLHFSYNQANIRTYIVDPVTGMSAVYFLKSGITSQFISFVTGLLKIPWQSISMNLDARYGDDYPYQYQVDGNWGGNFKIELKEDRNPSNPVPFQSIKEAALFLTGPAVGFYGTPGRLIRFEVNHSPIKPLTGKLSTMQCSILVNSGLIKEKELMAPQSALMAPYGRFTVFMPPGMISI; encoded by the coding sequence ATGGACATTTACGATGTCCTTTACCTTTCCTGGCTCATACCTCAGAAAAGATTGCGGTCTTTTATTCCTGCCGATATACCTTTTGCATCAAAATATGAGGATAAAACCATCATTTCTCTTGTCATTTTTCAAAGCAAAAATGTCACTTCCTCTCTTTTTCCTTTTCTTCATTTTTCCTATAATCAGGCAAATATCCGTACATATATAGTTGACCCCGTAACCGGTATGTCTGCGGTTTATTTTCTCAAGAGCGGCATTACCTCGCAGTTTATTTCCTTTGTTACCGGACTGCTGAAAATTCCCTGGCAATCTATTTCCATGAATCTTGATGCCCGGTATGGCGATGATTATCCTTATCAATATCAAGTTGACGGCAATTGGGGAGGAAATTTCAAAATCGAATTAAAAGAAGATCGCAACCCGTCAAATCCTGTGCCTTTTCAAAGTATTAAGGAAGCAGCCCTGTTTCTCACAGGCCCTGCTGTTGGTTTCTACGGAACTCCGGGAAGATTGATCCGTTTTGAAGTAAACCATTCCCCGATCAAACCGTTAACAGGCAAACTTTCGACAATGCAGTGTTCTATACTCGTCAATTCCGGACTTATAAAAGAGAAAGAACTGATGGCGCCCCAAAGCGCCCTCATGGCTCCTTATGGCCGTTTCACCGTTTTTATGCCGCCTGGAATGATTTCAATATAA
- a CDS encoding isochorismatase family protein encodes MTKKWGVIVIDIQGDFTKFRQGSLAVPGSDEDYVKNVETANLQFKELGVPILGTQDWHPPDHISFVTSHPGKRPFETIMIDGGTQVLWPPHCIQGTENARVLIDNSLFLAIVKNGQDPDVESYSFFQDGKGTKTEMDTMLRVNGIEEVILYGIATEYCVRATSLDLLAASYKTTVIEGLCRGVSLEAAATALDEMRRKGARVITAFDEIIEEIRREISDK; translated from the coding sequence ATGACAAAAAAATGGGGCGTCATTGTTATCGATATACAAGGCGATTTCACGAAATTCAGGCAGGGTAGTCTTGCCGTGCCCGGTTCAGACGAAGATTACGTTAAAAACGTCGAGACAGCCAACCTGCAGTTCAAAGAACTTGGCGTCCCTATTTTAGGTACTCAGGATTGGCATCCCCCTGATCACATCTCCTTTGTAACCAGCCATCCGGGGAAGAGACCTTTCGAAACAATAATGATTGATGGAGGAACACAAGTTCTCTGGCCACCTCATTGCATCCAGGGGACGGAAAATGCCCGTGTACTTATAGATAACAGCCTCTTTCTTGCGATCGTAAAGAACGGACAAGACCCGGATGTTGAAAGCTATTCGTTCTTTCAGGATGGGAAAGGTACAAAAACGGAAATGGATACCATGCTGCGGGTAAACGGGATTGAGGAGGTCATCCTCTACGGGATTGCCACAGAATACTGCGTGAGAGCAACATCTTTGGACCTGCTTGCGGCCAGCTACAAAACGACTGTTATAGAGGGTCTATGTCGGGGTGTGTCCCTCGAAGCTGCTGCGACCGCACTCGACGAGATGAGACGTAAGGGAGCAAGGGTGATCACCGCATTTGACGAGATAATTGAGGAAATCCGTCGGGAAATTTCCGATAAATGA
- a CDS encoding xanthine dehydrogenase family protein molybdopterin-binding subunit: protein MKALSTVGQRIPKLDAPSKVTGNALYIQDLKIPGMLYGKILYSKHPHAKILKIDTSRAEKLAGVKAILTGSNIPAFKFGVMKDNPPLKTGKVCSMRDELAAVAASTPEIAEEALALIDVEYEELPGIFDPMEAIKEGAILIHEEMKSNVLKLPWKLICGDVEAAKTESAYIVEDTFSTQWVTHCCLGTSGCIASFDTNNNLTMYSNTQIPSLAQKDYIEALASFGLKNKRVRIIQCTIGGGFGSKLDTYAYEYLAILLAMKAHKPVKIVFSREEEFFATSPRQCTVTKISQGCDREGHLTFREMDMILDNGAYTSWGATTPSVMMMPISSLYKVPNIKFTAKCVYTNNTYSQAMRGYGNPQATFAIESSIDQLAGAAGIDPCEFRLKNANEPGEITPQNFKITSCGMKECIETVVKKLDWQSKQGKHDGRGVGMASLIHVGGGARVYKSDGCGTTIKIDDYGKIDVFTGATDIGQGSETVIAQIVAEVLGTFVNDVHVTNNDTDACPWDVGAHASRTTFVAGNSALGAAKKIKAQILEIAAKSLAVDPETLDIRKGTVFSTIDNEKSIALGKVLRNAHYKSNGQMLMAEYFYDPANENFDKDFKGNLSVSYAYGAHGVEVEVDKQTGQVKILKYIAAHDVGRAINPMLLEGQIYGGGLMGIGYAMGERMIFDKGVLKNGSFLDYKMPTAKDVPPVEAVIIETDDKDGPFGAKGIGEPGLVPTAPAIANAIYDAVGIRIKDLPITPEKVLWALKEKEKRLE, encoded by the coding sequence ATGAAAGCCCTGTCAACGGTCGGACAAAGAATCCCGAAGTTAGACGCCCCATCAAAGGTAACAGGAAATGCCTTGTATATCCAGGATTTGAAAATACCTGGAATGCTCTATGGAAAGATCCTCTACAGCAAGCATCCTCATGCAAAGATTCTTAAAATTGACACATCCCGCGCGGAAAAGCTGGCCGGGGTTAAGGCTATCCTCACAGGCTCCAATATTCCTGCGTTTAAATTCGGCGTTATGAAGGACAACCCGCCCCTTAAAACGGGCAAGGTCTGTTCCATGAGGGACGAACTGGCGGCCGTAGCCGCCTCTACCCCTGAGATTGCCGAAGAGGCCCTTGCGCTCATAGACGTTGAATATGAAGAATTGCCCGGCATTTTTGATCCCATGGAGGCAATAAAGGAAGGGGCAATACTCATCCATGAAGAGATGAAGTCGAATGTATTGAAGCTCCCCTGGAAACTTATCTGCGGAGATGTTGAGGCGGCAAAAACGGAGTCCGCCTATATTGTGGAGGATACCTTCTCAACACAATGGGTAACGCACTGCTGTCTCGGTACAAGCGGGTGCATCGCCTCTTTCGATACGAACAACAATCTGACCATGTACAGCAACACCCAGATACCGTCACTGGCGCAGAAGGATTATATAGAGGCGCTGGCTTCCTTCGGTTTGAAGAACAAACGGGTAAGGATCATCCAGTGCACGATAGGCGGCGGCTTCGGGAGCAAACTCGACACCTATGCCTATGAATATCTGGCGATTCTCCTTGCAATGAAGGCGCACAAACCGGTGAAAATCGTTTTTTCCAGGGAAGAGGAGTTCTTTGCCACATCGCCCCGTCAATGCACTGTCACGAAGATATCCCAGGGCTGCGACAGGGAGGGGCATTTAACCTTCAGGGAAATGGACATGATACTTGACAACGGCGCTTATACTTCATGGGGGGCGACAACCCCTTCTGTTATGATGATGCCTATTTCTTCTCTCTACAAGGTGCCCAACATCAAATTCACTGCAAAGTGCGTCTACACAAACAACACATACAGCCAGGCCATGAGGGGTTACGGCAACCCGCAGGCAACCTTTGCCATTGAATCGTCCATTGACCAGCTTGCCGGGGCGGCAGGCATTGACCCCTGTGAATTCAGGCTGAAAAATGCCAATGAACCGGGTGAGATAACGCCTCAAAATTTCAAGATCACCTCTTGCGGTATGAAAGAATGTATCGAGACGGTGGTAAAAAAACTTGACTGGCAATCAAAACAAGGCAAGCACGACGGCAGGGGCGTAGGTATGGCATCGCTCATCCATGTAGGCGGGGGTGCGCGGGTTTACAAGTCCGACGGATGCGGCACAACAATAAAGATAGACGACTATGGCAAGATAGATGTCTTTACCGGCGCTACCGATATAGGTCAGGGCTCGGAAACGGTGATTGCACAGATTGTGGCCGAGGTCCTCGGCACGTTTGTTAATGATGTGCATGTCACTAACAACGATACGGATGCCTGCCCCTGGGATGTAGGCGCCCATGCGAGCAGGACGACTTTTGTTGCGGGAAATTCAGCCCTCGGTGCGGCAAAGAAGATAAAGGCACAGATACTGGAAATTGCGGCAAAGAGCCTTGCCGTTGACCCGGAAACGCTCGATATCAGGAAGGGCACAGTTTTTTCAACAATAGATAATGAGAAAAGCATTGCCCTGGGTAAAGTCTTGCGCAATGCCCATTATAAGAGCAACGGCCAAATGCTTATGGCAGAATATTTTTATGACCCTGCCAATGAGAATTTTGACAAGGATTTTAAAGGCAACTTGTCCGTTTCATACGCATACGGTGCCCACGGTGTGGAGGTAGAGGTAGACAAACAGACAGGACAGGTAAAAATCCTGAAATATATAGCAGCCCACGATGTGGGTAGAGCGATCAATCCCATGCTCCTTGAAGGGCAGATTTACGGCGGCGGCCTCATGGGGATCGGATATGCCATGGGCGAGAGGATGATCTTCGACAAAGGCGTACTCAAAAACGGAAGTTTTCTTGACTACAAGATGCCCACAGCAAAGGATGTCCCGCCTGTTGAGGCGGTGATTATCGAGACAGACGACAAAGACGGTCCCTTTGGCGCAAAAGGTATCGGCGAGCCCGGACTTGTCCCCACCGCACCGGCGATTGCTAATGCCATTTATGATGCTGTCGGAATACGCATCAAAGATCTGCCCATCACGCCGGAAAAGGTTTTATGGGCATTGAAGGAGAAAGAAAAAAGGTTGGAATAA
- a CDS encoding (2Fe-2S)-binding protein has product MKREIIFTLNGEEAMYEVRPEWTLLYFLREVCGLTGTKEGCGYGECGACTVIIDGQAVNSCLYPILEVEGKKVFTIEGLLSADGELHPLQKTFIEEGAVQCGFCTPGMIMSAKALLDEKDKPTENDIKEAIEGNLCRCTGYVKIIDAITSITGRR; this is encoded by the coding sequence ATGAAAAGGGAAATCATTTTTACTTTGAACGGCGAAGAGGCAATGTATGAGGTTCGGCCTGAATGGACACTCCTGTACTTTTTAAGAGAAGTCTGCGGACTTACCGGTACGAAGGAAGGCTGCGGCTATGGGGAGTGCGGCGCATGTACCGTCATTATCGACGGTCAGGCAGTAAATTCATGCCTTTACCCCATACTTGAAGTTGAGGGCAAAAAGGTTTTCACCATTGAGGGCCTCCTGTCTGCGGACGGTGAACTCCACCCCCTTCAAAAGACCTTCATCGAAGAGGGTGCGGTGCAGTGCGGTTTTTGTACGCCCGGCATGATCATGTCGGCCAAGGCCCTGCTGGATGAAAAGGATAAACCTACAGAAAACGACATTAAAGAGGCCATCGAAGGAAATCTTTGCAGGTGTACGGGATATGTAAAGATTATTGATGCCATAACATCCATAACAGGCAGGAGGTGA
- a CDS encoding FAD binding domain-containing protein, whose amino-acid sequence MKAYEYYKPQTIQEAIDLMEGLEDARFIAGGTDVLVLLRQTKIAPKNLISLRNIKDLTNIEGGDGLWIGGGATHSDIVKNVFIRQYYSALYDAASNLGSRQIRNVATIGGNICNAAPSADTACPLLVLDARVTVVGKNGERMVDIDAFFLGPNKTVLEKGELVKGFRMPFFGDNTGSAYIKHTRRQAMDLPILGIAARVTMEKTGEGLLCKDARIAMGVVAPRPIRAKEAEAFLKGKTISDDVLQEAGEIAASEATPRDSFRGEAWYRKEMVKVLTRRAIMKAIERAMQPQGVE is encoded by the coding sequence ATGAAAGCTTACGAATACTATAAGCCGCAAACCATTCAGGAAGCAATCGACTTGATGGAGGGGCTCGAGGATGCACGGTTTATCGCGGGAGGGACGGATGTGCTGGTTTTGCTCAGGCAGACGAAGATTGCACCTAAAAACCTGATTTCATTACGGAATATTAAAGACCTTACCAATATCGAAGGGGGAGATGGCCTTTGGATAGGCGGCGGCGCCACCCACAGTGATATCGTGAAGAATGTATTCATCAGGCAATACTATAGCGCCCTCTATGACGCAGCAAGCAACCTTGGCTCCCGTCAGATACGAAACGTGGCTACAATAGGCGGAAATATCTGCAATGCCGCCCCTTCAGCCGATACTGCTTGTCCGCTCCTTGTCCTTGATGCGAGAGTAACAGTTGTCGGGAAAAATGGCGAACGCATGGTTGATATTGACGCCTTTTTTCTGGGTCCCAATAAGACAGTCCTTGAGAAGGGTGAACTGGTAAAAGGATTCCGGATGCCCTTTTTCGGGGACAATACGGGTTCTGCTTATATAAAACACACGAGAAGACAGGCCATGGATCTGCCCATATTGGGGATTGCTGCACGGGTTACAATGGAAAAGACAGGAGAGGGACTCCTGTGCAAAGATGCAAGGATTGCCATGGGCGTTGTTGCGCCAAGACCGATCAGGGCAAAGGAAGCCGAGGCATTTCTGAAAGGTAAAACAATATCTGATGATGTCCTGCAAGAGGCAGGAGAGATAGCCGCGAGCGAGGCCACCCCGAGGGACAGTTTCCGGGGAGAGGCATGGTACAGGAAAGAGATGGTAAAAGTACTTACAAGACGGGCGATTATGAAGGCGATAGAAAGGGCTATGCAGCCACAGGGGGTTGAATGA
- a CDS encoding phenylacetate--CoA ligase translates to MEKRFDAQMKTEAELAAFQLKGLKWTVNHTYNGSKHYKQKFDEAGVKPGDIKTLEDIRKLPFTTSKDLQEGYPFPLQSVPFEKIIRIHASSGTTGKRKVLCYTAKDVDDWAQMFARCYEYAACTLEDRIQIAVGYGVWTAGWGFQNGCERFGAMSIPIGPGNLDMQCQFLEDFQTTVVCCTASMGLLMAEEIDKRGLRGKIALKKMIFGSERSSDAMRVRISELSGVKTEQLFDIPGLTELYGPGTGLDCIHHRGIHYWADYYILEILDPETLEPVKPGEAGEMVVTTLQKEAAPLIRYRTRDLTKIIPERCPCGSIMPMHDRILGRSDDMFIFRAVNIYPSHIDQILSHVKGVGSEYQVILHRKEDGKDHMLIRVERASDFSHHEDKHVKKAIEHEIKKQIMVSCDIELVDHATLPRSERKTKRVFDNRE, encoded by the coding sequence ATGGAAAAACGATTTGATGCACAGATGAAGACGGAAGCCGAACTCGCGGCCTTTCAACTGAAGGGGCTGAAATGGACGGTAAATCATACATATAACGGCTCAAAACACTATAAACAAAAGTTTGATGAAGCGGGCGTAAAGCCCGGCGATATTAAAACATTGGAGGATATCAGAAAATTACCCTTCACAACCAGCAAAGACCTCCAGGAGGGATACCCTTTTCCGCTTCAGAGCGTGCCCTTTGAAAAGATTATCCGTATTCATGCCTCAAGCGGGACAACCGGCAAGAGAAAAGTCCTGTGCTACACGGCAAAAGACGTGGATGACTGGGCGCAGATGTTTGCACGGTGCTATGAGTATGCGGCATGCACCCTGGAAGACAGGATCCAGATCGCTGTGGGCTACGGCGTGTGGACTGCCGGATGGGGCTTTCAGAACGGCTGTGAGAGGTTCGGCGCCATGTCCATCCCCATCGGTCCGGGGAACCTCGATATGCAATGTCAGTTCCTGGAAGATTTTCAGACAACGGTTGTCTGCTGTACTGCCTCTATGGGACTGCTCATGGCAGAAGAGATAGATAAACGCGGCCTTAGAGGAAAAATTGCCCTGAAAAAGATGATATTCGGCTCTGAAAGAAGCAGCGATGCCATGAGGGTAAGGATATCGGAACTGTCAGGCGTCAAAACGGAGCAGCTTTTCGACATTCCCGGGCTTACGGAGTTGTATGGTCCGGGGACCGGGCTGGATTGCATCCATCACAGGGGCATCCATTATTGGGCAGACTATTACATACTGGAAATACTCGATCCGGAGACCCTGGAGCCGGTTAAGCCGGGGGAAGCGGGAGAAATGGTGGTTACTACATTACAAAAGGAGGCAGCGCCCCTTATCCGTTACAGGACAAGAGACCTGACAAAAATTATCCCCGAAAGATGCCCCTGCGGGAGCATTATGCCCATGCACGACAGAATACTGGGCCGGTCGGACGATATGTTTATCTTCAGGGCGGTGAATATCTATCCAAGTCACATAGATCAGATACTTTCGCATGTTAAAGGGGTCGGAAGTGAATATCAGGTAATTCTTCACAGGAAAGAGGACGGCAAAGACCATATGCTGATCAGGGTAGAGAGGGCATCCGATTTCTCGCACCATGAAGATAAACACGTGAAAAAGGCCATCGAGCACGAAATAAAGAAACAGATAATGGTAAGTTGTGATATTGAACTGGTTGACCATGCAACGCTGCCGAGATCTGAGAGAAAGACGAAAAGGGTTTTTGACAACCGGGAATAA
- a CDS encoding hydantoinase B/oxoprolinase family protein: MKMAGTFDPITLEILWRRLISIVDEADSSVARTAFSSLLRDAHDYTCMFTDRLGRELAQGSLATPGQSGAMALGIKNLVNRFPLDHYQPGDVFITNDPWVLAGHLNDVCVMSPIFYKEKLVAFTACVFHHSDIGGRVASDNHDVFEEGLFIPVVKLYHRGVLNEPVLDMIRWNVRTPDEVIGDIRSQIAANHVCAEKVRQMLRESGLDDLDDLADQIIGLTEKSMREEIEKIPDGIYLAKGIIEQMKGKGDITIQAKVEIRGNDIIVDLEGSSGQVDWGGNVVFNFTFAYVFMAIKSMFAPDIPNNDGCAKPIKLFAPEGSVVNCRFPAAVAARMGVGHFLTEVIYRALSHVLPDRVIAASGGTPAAMNVFYGRKKDGKPWHSVIIRGGGMGAGIANDGNYVYIFPANGANTPVEIFESDTPLIVEKRELLADSGGPGRMKGGLGKRETFRIPDDQYAPIPPVNLGIQAGRYSYPAEGLFDGKPGTRAKLLINGIPGNAYGLTQLKPGDTVTIDAPGGGGYGNPLEREPDMVLNDVIEGYVSIERAETDYGVAIDPETHVINVEETGRLRRLLKLKLKKRR; this comes from the coding sequence ATGAAGATGGCTGGCACCTTTGATCCGATAACGTTAGAGATTTTATGGCGAAGACTCATTTCCATTGTAGACGAGGCAGACTCAAGCGTAGCCCGCACAGCCTTTTCGAGCCTGCTCCGGGATGCCCATGATTACACATGCATGTTCACGGACAGGCTGGGTCGTGAACTGGCCCAGGGGAGCCTTGCCACTCCCGGACAATCAGGGGCCATGGCTCTGGGTATAAAAAACCTTGTCAATAGGTTTCCTTTAGATCATTACCAGCCCGGCGACGTGTTTATTACGAACGATCCCTGGGTGCTGGCCGGTCATCTGAACGATGTATGCGTCATGAGTCCTATCTTTTATAAAGAAAAATTGGTTGCGTTCACGGCCTGTGTCTTTCATCACTCCGATATTGGCGGTCGCGTTGCCTCGGACAACCATGATGTTTTTGAAGAAGGTCTTTTTATCCCTGTTGTGAAGCTCTATCACAGAGGGGTCCTTAACGAACCGGTCCTGGATATGATCCGATGGAACGTACGGACACCTGATGAGGTTATCGGAGATATCCGCTCCCAGATAGCTGCAAACCATGTGTGTGCGGAGAAGGTACGGCAGATGCTCAGGGAAAGCGGGCTTGATGACCTCGATGACCTGGCGGACCAGATTATCGGCCTTACCGAGAAGAGCATGAGGGAGGAGATCGAGAAGATCCCTGACGGCATCTACCTGGCAAAAGGCATAATCGAACAGATGAAGGGAAAGGGCGATATTACTATTCAGGCAAAGGTTGAGATAAGAGGCAATGATATCATCGTTGATCTCGAGGGTTCTTCCGGCCAGGTAGACTGGGGCGGCAATGTTGTCTTTAATTTTACCTTTGCCTATGTGTTTATGGCAATAAAGAGTATGTTTGCCCCGGATATCCCCAATAATGACGGCTGCGCAAAACCTATAAAACTCTTTGCTCCTGAAGGCAGTGTTGTGAACTGCAGGTTTCCTGCAGCCGTGGCTGCGCGGATGGGGGTGGGCCATTTCCTTACCGAGGTGATCTACCGGGCATTGTCGCATGTACTGCCTGACAGGGTGATTGCGGCCTCCGGCGGCACCCCTGCTGCAATGAACGTTTTTTACGGAAGGAAAAAGGACGGGAAACCATGGCATTCGGTGATCATCAGGGGAGGAGGCATGGGGGCAGGCATTGCCAACGACGGCAATTACGTCTACATCTTCCCTGCAAACGGCGCGAATACGCCTGTTGAGATATTTGAAAGCGATACCCCGCTTATTGTAGAAAAGAGGGAACTCCTTGCCGATTCAGGCGGCCCCGGCAGGATGAAGGGGGGTCTCGGGAAAAGGGAGACCTTCAGGATACCTGACGACCAGTATGCCCCGATTCCGCCCGTCAACCTGGGGATACAGGCAGGGAGGTATTCCTACCCTGCGGAAGGACTCTTCGACGGCAAACCCGGCACAAGGGCCAAACTCCTCATCAATGGAATACCGGGAAACGCCTATGGATTGACCCAATTGAAGCCGGGCGACACAGTAACCATTGATGCCCCCGGCGGTGGCGGTTACGGCAATCCCCTTGAACGCGAGCCTGATATGGTATTAAACGACGTAATCGAAGGATATGTAAGTATAGAACGTGCTGAAACCGACTACGGCGTTGCCATTGATCCCGAAACACATGTTATAAATGTGGAAGAGACAGGACGACTACGCCGCCTGTTAAAGTTAAAATTGAAAAAAAGACGATAA